In Arthrobacter sp. QXT-31, one genomic interval encodes:
- a CDS encoding YkvI family membrane protein, with product MTQVGLTQARVETQQKTSIPRILTYAGAIVAFLIGSGFATGQEILQYFTSYGYWGVFGTGLLVLALMTYVVIEFFVVGQAKSFDKPSRIFHYYCGKYLGTFFDYFSILFVFLSFAVMVAGAGAVFEEHYGLSKFVGGIGLAVVVGLTVWFGLKNLVDVIGKIGPLIAVIAIALGVLGIVRNPGGIAEGNALLPGLELTQASTNWFMSGLSYVGFCMLWLAAFLTALGKTARSRKEAATGGLVGSVVFSVACIIVGLGLLAHIARVNGTEIPMLVLANDVSPLLAAGISVMILAGIYTTAVPLLWTVSSRFYSDEKPGFKYLTLALAAAGTVVGLVVPFSQMVNVVYVINGYVGILLLLLMLVKTGSRVVLRRAF from the coding sequence ATGACACAAGTTGGCTTAACCCAGGCGCGCGTAGAGACTCAACAAAAGACGAGCATTCCTCGGATCCTTACGTACGCCGGCGCCATTGTCGCCTTCCTCATCGGTTCGGGCTTCGCTACCGGCCAGGAAATCCTCCAGTACTTCACGTCGTACGGGTATTGGGGCGTGTTCGGGACCGGCCTGCTGGTTCTCGCCCTGATGACGTACGTCGTCATTGAGTTCTTCGTGGTAGGCCAGGCGAAAAGCTTCGATAAGCCCTCACGAATCTTTCACTATTACTGCGGCAAGTACCTGGGCACCTTCTTTGACTACTTCTCCATCCTCTTCGTGTTCCTGAGCTTTGCCGTCATGGTTGCGGGTGCCGGCGCCGTTTTCGAGGAGCATTACGGATTGTCAAAGTTTGTTGGCGGCATCGGACTTGCAGTGGTCGTCGGGCTCACCGTGTGGTTCGGGTTGAAGAACCTGGTGGACGTGATCGGCAAGATTGGCCCGCTCATCGCCGTCATCGCCATCGCGCTCGGCGTCCTGGGCATTGTCCGGAATCCAGGCGGCATCGCCGAGGGGAACGCGCTGCTGCCCGGGCTGGAGCTGACCCAAGCCTCAACGAACTGGTTCATGTCCGGGCTGTCCTATGTGGGTTTCTGCATGCTCTGGTTGGCTGCATTCCTCACCGCACTGGGCAAGACGGCACGCAGCCGCAAAGAAGCTGCCACTGGCGGTTTGGTGGGTTCAGTTGTCTTCTCGGTGGCGTGCATCATCGTCGGGTTGGGGCTGCTCGCCCACATCGCACGCGTGAACGGCACCGAAATTCCCATGCTCGTGCTGGCTAACGACGTAAGCCCGCTGCTGGCCGCCGGGATTTCCGTCATGATCCTTGCCGGCATCTACACAACCGCCGTCCCGCTGCTCTGGACCGTATCCTCACGCTTCTATTCCGACGAGAAGCCGGGCTTCAAGTACCTGACCCTCGCCCTCGCAGCGGCCGGAACCGTTGTGGGCCTGGTCGTCCCGTTCTCACAGATGGTCAACGTTGTCTACGTGATCAACGGCTACGTCGGCATCCTGCTGCTCTTGCTGATGCTCGTCAAGACAGGAAGCAGAGTGGTACTGCGCCGCGCCTTCTAA
- a CDS encoding MFS transporter, which yields MDIHAAIDEARFLRFHKRLVAACLGGPVLAGYILGIIAIAMSGISADFGASPLETSLIGASALLGIFLGALVFGPVADRIGRQLMYTIDLWVLVAGSLLQFFVQDAVQLIAARFILGIAIGANYPIVNALLAEWLPRRRRGRALGLLQAGWFIGAAFASLVGYSMFEILGAASWRWMLVSSAVLGVIVLTLRLGMPESARWLLHKGRPKEAKSAVRAALADQPGIGLLVIDTTGRQDEAANGQGLRILLQPRYFRRLIFCSGFYALQAGPLFAIYTFGPTILSALGLAQGSHSTLGSAVINLGFLAGCLAALGLVDTWGRRPLIIWGFALMSVPLLVLGIIPWAPAGVIIACFCAYALFSGGPGILEWAYPCELFPTSVRASAVGISTAASRIGAALGTFGLPLALEAWGIGATMLVAALMTVAGLLLSFFLAVETKGAPLMHSSGESTSELRPASGAA from the coding sequence ATGGACATCCATGCCGCCATCGATGAAGCACGCTTCTTACGGTTCCACAAACGGCTGGTTGCCGCCTGCCTGGGCGGACCCGTTTTGGCCGGCTACATCCTCGGCATCATCGCAATTGCCATGTCCGGTATCTCGGCTGACTTCGGGGCCAGCCCCCTGGAGACCAGCCTCATTGGTGCCTCGGCGCTGCTGGGCATCTTCCTGGGAGCCCTCGTCTTCGGGCCGGTAGCGGACAGGATCGGGCGTCAGTTGATGTACACCATCGACCTCTGGGTCCTCGTGGCAGGCTCCCTGCTGCAGTTTTTTGTCCAGGATGCAGTCCAGCTCATCGCCGCGAGATTCATCCTGGGCATAGCGATCGGCGCCAACTATCCAATTGTCAATGCCCTGCTGGCTGAATGGCTTCCGCGCCGGCGCCGCGGCCGGGCGCTTGGCCTTCTCCAGGCGGGGTGGTTCATCGGTGCTGCCTTCGCGTCGCTGGTGGGCTACTCCATGTTCGAAATTCTTGGTGCGGCGTCATGGCGCTGGATGCTCGTTTCCTCAGCCGTACTCGGGGTCATCGTCCTGACGCTCAGGCTCGGCATGCCTGAATCCGCACGGTGGCTCCTCCACAAGGGCAGGCCCAAGGAGGCGAAGAGCGCCGTCCGTGCTGCGCTCGCAGACCAGCCCGGTATCGGGCTCCTGGTGATTGATACCACGGGAAGGCAAGACGAGGCCGCAAACGGACAGGGACTGCGCATCCTGCTGCAACCCAGATACTTTCGGAGGCTAATTTTCTGCAGTGGCTTTTACGCCCTGCAGGCGGGCCCGCTCTTTGCCATCTACACATTCGGTCCCACGATCCTCTCCGCCCTCGGTTTAGCCCAAGGCAGCCACTCGACCCTCGGCTCCGCGGTGATCAATTTGGGGTTCCTGGCCGGCTGTCTTGCCGCCCTTGGCCTGGTCGACACCTGGGGCCGGCGCCCGCTCATCATTTGGGGCTTCGCTCTGATGTCAGTTCCGCTGTTAGTTCTGGGCATCATTCCATGGGCTCCCGCAGGCGTCATCATCGCGTGTTTCTGCGCCTATGCCTTGTTCTCCGGTGGTCCGGGCATTTTGGAGTGGGCCTACCCCTGTGAGCTCTTTCCGACCAGCGTTAGGGCCAGCGCGGTGGGAATCAGTACCGCGGCCAGCCGCATCGGGGCTGCTCTTGGCACCTTCGGTCTGCCCCTGGCACTGGAAGCCTGGGGAATCGGCGCAACCATGCTGGTTGCTGCATTGATGACCGTGGCGGGACTCCTGCTGTCTTTCTTCCTTGCCGTAGAAACCAAAGGTGCCCCTCTGATGCACTCCAGCGGGGAGAGCACATCCGAACTTCGACCCGCTTCCGGAGCCGCCTGA
- a CDS encoding GntR family transcriptional regulator, producing the protein MESLASLAYRVIADRIITLDIRPNEAINESQLSKDMQMGRTPIREALGKLENDRLVVTKMRKGAFAAPVDPSDFRQVSLIRHALEPVAAGLAAEHYHPGHAETLDQHLELLRSLRTRSLEQSELMRLHLAVHKLIYGLSMNRHLEDTLTRYAHLSIRLWSLLLERQPPVVERTLELAEILERIEANDSEQSRSLMDQHVRAFDNYLAGLR; encoded by the coding sequence ATCGAATCTCTGGCCAGCCTTGCCTACAGGGTCATTGCCGACAGAATCATCACCCTCGATATCCGCCCCAATGAGGCAATCAACGAATCGCAGTTGTCCAAGGACATGCAGATGGGCCGCACGCCGATCCGCGAGGCCCTGGGCAAACTCGAAAACGACCGCCTCGTGGTGACAAAGATGCGCAAAGGGGCTTTCGCCGCCCCCGTCGATCCCAGTGACTTCCGCCAGGTTTCCCTGATCCGCCATGCCCTCGAACCAGTAGCGGCCGGACTCGCGGCTGAGCATTACCACCCGGGACACGCAGAGACCCTTGACCAGCATCTGGAACTCCTGCGGTCGCTAAGAACGCGCTCCCTCGAACAGAGCGAACTCATGCGGCTCCACCTTGCGGTGCATAAACTCATCTATGGCCTGAGCATGAACCGGCACCTTGAGGACACGCTCACACGATACGCCCACCTGTCCATCCGGCTCTGGTCACTGCTCCTGGAACGCCAGCCGCCTGTCGTCGAACGGACCCTGGAACTGGCCGAAATCCTGGAACGGATCGAGGCAAATGACAGCGAGCAAAGCCGCAGCCTGATGGATCAGCATGTCCGTGCCTTCGACAACTACCTGGCCGGGCTCCGCTAG
- a CDS encoding MFS transporter — MSSTKNPADHRTDTSAASKRRFLIRMVTVLIGGMVLDGYVLGIIGPVSGTMAEDLQLTAVWQGLIAAAALVGILIGSPIGGWASDKFGRKPIFMFDIGLFAIASGMQFFIDSPVWLVVVRLLMGIAIGTEYAVGWPLMAEFSPTHLRGRLMAAMGIAWYGGFMIAFLTGHLLNEYTDLSWNFILGTSTFIAVAIFLARLGMPESPRWLWSVGRKDEARALAARYMPDDALDDLQHEDVRKGSFGMLFSKEYWRSTLFISGFWFCAVTPYFAIATFADSVLNQYGLAGGLAGGVGLSAVALAGVVVTFLLIEKIGRRALTVPPQWLCAVVLAVIGLWAGAPAIIVLILFLVFSFFNAGYNTLTNVYPGEVLPTEIRGIGTGFAAAVSRVGAGIGTFLLPISMENLGPGPTMLMAAGVAFVGAALSQWLAPETKGKSLTEAAAGYAH; from the coding sequence ATGTCATCCACGAAGAACCCGGCCGATCATCGCACCGATACCTCGGCGGCCAGCAAGCGCCGCTTCCTGATCAGGATGGTCACCGTCCTGATCGGCGGCATGGTCCTGGACGGCTACGTCCTTGGCATCATCGGACCGGTGTCAGGGACCATGGCGGAGGACCTGCAACTCACCGCCGTCTGGCAGGGCCTGATCGCGGCGGCAGCCCTTGTGGGCATCCTGATCGGCTCACCTATTGGCGGCTGGGCCTCCGACAAGTTTGGCCGCAAGCCGATTTTCATGTTCGACATCGGGCTGTTCGCTATCGCATCGGGGATGCAGTTCTTCATTGACTCTCCGGTGTGGCTGGTCGTGGTGCGGCTGCTGATGGGCATCGCGATCGGCACGGAGTATGCGGTGGGCTGGCCCCTGATGGCTGAGTTCTCGCCCACCCATCTGCGCGGCCGGCTGATGGCCGCCATGGGGATCGCCTGGTACGGCGGCTTCATGATCGCGTTCCTGACCGGTCATTTGCTCAATGAATACACGGATCTGAGCTGGAACTTCATCCTGGGTACCAGCACGTTCATCGCTGTTGCCATCTTCCTCGCCCGGCTCGGCATGCCTGAGTCACCGCGCTGGCTGTGGAGTGTGGGCCGCAAGGACGAGGCCCGCGCCCTCGCCGCACGGTACATGCCCGACGACGCGCTCGACGATCTTCAGCACGAGGATGTCCGTAAGGGCAGCTTCGGGATGTTGTTCTCAAAGGAGTACTGGCGCTCCACGCTGTTCATCTCGGGTTTCTGGTTCTGCGCCGTGACACCCTATTTCGCGATCGCCACGTTCGCCGACAGCGTCCTGAACCAGTACGGTCTGGCTGGCGGGCTTGCCGGCGGCGTCGGGCTTTCAGCCGTCGCGCTGGCCGGGGTCGTGGTCACGTTCCTGCTGATCGAAAAGATCGGACGGCGCGCGCTGACCGTTCCCCCGCAGTGGCTGTGCGCCGTCGTCCTGGCGGTCATCGGATTGTGGGCCGGTGCGCCCGCCATCATCGTGCTGATCCTCTTCCTGGTCTTCTCGTTCTTCAACGCCGGCTACAACACGCTGACGAACGTCTATCCGGGCGAGGTCCTGCCGACGGAGATCCGGGGGATCGGAACCGGTTTCGCGGCCGCCGTCAGCCGGGTAGGGGCCGGCATCGGCACCTTCCTACTGCCCATCTCGATGGAGAACCTGGGCCCCGGCCCCACCATGCTGATGGCCGCCGGTGTCGCCTTCGTCGGAGCCGCTCTTTCCCAGTGGCTCGCCCCGGAGACCAAGGGTAAATCGCTCACTGAGGCAGCCGCCGGATACGCGCACTGA
- a CDS encoding aldehyde dehydrogenase family protein — MTTETALFTVIRADATPAPSLPAFGQFIGGKFVPSTSTSTVDIVNPATEEVLTQVPAGTAEDVDAAVAAAVAAKDAWAATTPRDRAAVLLKIADIIEANRELFETLEAANTGKPPAVAEDDISSAIDTFRFSAGAARAYSTLGADDYAENHTSVIHREPVGVVGVITPWNYPLLMAAWKIAPVLGAGNTLVLKPSEQTPLTTLKLAELIAGEVPAGVLNIVTGPGRVVGNRLSEHPDVDLVAITGSVGSGQKVAAAAAGSVKRVHLELGGKAPVVVFADADLEAAAKGVRSAGFWNGGQECGAACRVLVHESVADKFTELLVREISEITVGTPGAADAEIGSMISKAHYERVLAALDDIRKDGLTIAVGGRAIEGRGYFIEPTVVTNVPAQAPITSNEIFGPVVSVETFSTDEEAVTRANETIYGLAASVWTKDSARSLTVPRKLDFGTVWVNSHLVIATEMPWGGFKGSGYGRDLSSYALDDFSRTKHVMYNRG, encoded by the coding sequence ATGACGACAGAAACTGCACTGTTCACCGTCATCCGGGCGGACGCGACGCCGGCGCCTTCCCTTCCCGCCTTCGGCCAGTTCATCGGCGGGAAGTTCGTCCCCTCCACGTCCACCTCGACGGTGGACATCGTCAACCCGGCCACGGAGGAAGTCCTGACGCAGGTCCCGGCCGGCACCGCGGAGGACGTGGACGCCGCCGTAGCAGCCGCCGTAGCAGCCAAGGACGCCTGGGCGGCAACGACGCCCCGGGACCGCGCCGCTGTCCTGCTGAAGATCGCGGACATCATCGAGGCCAACCGGGAGCTGTTCGAAACCCTTGAAGCCGCCAACACCGGCAAACCCCCGGCGGTGGCGGAAGACGACATCTCCAGCGCCATCGACACCTTCCGGTTCTCCGCCGGCGCGGCCCGTGCCTACAGCACCCTCGGCGCCGACGACTACGCCGAAAACCACACCTCGGTGATCCACCGTGAGCCGGTCGGCGTCGTCGGTGTCATCACGCCGTGGAACTACCCGCTGCTGATGGCCGCATGGAAGATCGCCCCGGTCCTCGGGGCAGGCAACACGCTGGTCCTCAAGCCCTCCGAACAGACGCCGCTGACCACCCTCAAACTGGCCGAACTCATCGCCGGCGAAGTCCCCGCAGGCGTCCTGAACATCGTCACCGGCCCCGGCCGCGTGGTGGGCAATCGCCTCTCCGAGCACCCCGACGTCGACCTCGTCGCCATCACGGGCAGCGTGGGCAGCGGCCAGAAGGTGGCCGCCGCAGCTGCCGGTTCGGTCAAGCGGGTGCATCTTGAGCTGGGCGGCAAGGCACCCGTCGTCGTCTTTGCCGACGCCGACCTCGAGGCCGCCGCGAAGGGCGTCCGCAGTGCCGGGTTCTGGAACGGCGGGCAGGAATGCGGCGCGGCGTGCCGTGTCCTGGTCCATGAATCGGTGGCAGACAAGTTCACCGAGCTGCTCGTCCGGGAAATCAGCGAAATCACTGTCGGCACCCCCGGCGCAGCGGACGCCGAAATCGGCTCCATGATCTCCAAAGCCCACTACGAGCGGGTCCTCGCCGCACTCGACGACATCCGCAAGGACGGCCTGACCATCGCCGTCGGCGGACGGGCCATCGAGGGCCGGGGCTACTTCATCGAGCCCACCGTGGTCACCAACGTCCCCGCGCAGGCCCCGATCACCAGCAACGAGATCTTCGGCCCCGTTGTGTCCGTGGAAACGTTCAGCACCGACGAGGAAGCCGTCACCCGCGCCAACGAAACCATCTACGGCCTGGCAGCCTCGGTGTGGACCAAGGACTCCGCCCGCTCGCTGACAGTTCCGCGGAAGCTGGACTTCGGCACGGTCTGGGTCAACTCACACCTTGTCATCGCCACCGAAATGCCCTGGGGCGGATTCAAGGGATCCGGCTACGGCCGCGACCTCTCCAGCTACGCCCTGGACGACTTCTCCCGCACCAAACACGTCATGTACAACCGAGGCTAA